From the genome of Nocardia mangyaensis:
CCTGCGGCCGACAGCGTCGGTCGGTCGCGCTGTCGAGGAGGTCGCGATGCCCGGTGTGATGAGCAGATACGTGATTCCGGGATTTCTGCGGCTCACCCGGCGCAACCGGAACTACGTCGACGCCGACCGCGCCAGGGCGCACGTGCGTGAGCGCGGCCTGCGGCCGTTGCCCTACGGTCCGCCGCGCGCGCTGCGCGGTGTCGAGATCGCAGTGACGCACGAGCGTGGCTGGCCGATCTACACCCTCACACCGAAGAGCGGATCATCGCGCGGCGGTCTGGTGTACGCGCACGGCGGCGGCTGGGTGGGCGAAATCGCCTCGCAGCACTGGCATCTGGCGGCTCGACTGGCCGCCGAGCTGGAGCTGGTGGTGACGGTGCCGATCTACCCGCTGCTGCCGAACGGCACTGCCGCGCAGGTGATTCCGCGCTTCGCCGAGATTGTCGCCGACAGCGCCGAACGGCATGGCACCACCTTCCTGGCCGGTGACTCCGCGGGCGGACAGATCGCCCTGTCGACCGCCCTGCACCTGCGCGACACCGCACAGCTGAAAGTGCCACGCACAGTGCTGATCTCGCCAGCGCTCGACCTCACCCTGGAGAACCCTCAGATCGACGACGTGCTGCCGCTGGACCCGTGGCTCGGTCGCGCGGGCGGCCTGGTCTTCGGCGAGCTGTGGAGCGGCGAGCTGCCCATGAAGAACCCGATGGTGAGTCCGCTGTTCGGTGACTTCACCGGCCTCGGCCCGATCACCGTGTTCAGTGGGACCTACGACATCCTCAACCCGGACACCCGCCTGCTGGTGGACAAGGCGCGCGCCGCCGGCGTCGAGGTCGACTACGAAGAACGCGCGGGTCTGGTCCACGTCTACCCGCTGACTCCGAGCCGAGAGGGCGCATCCGCCCGTCGCACGATCATCTCGACCCTGCGCGCACACCTGTAGCTCAGCGCTGGGAGAGGTGGTGGTCGAGCAGGATGGTCAGCTGGGTGACCGCCTGATCGAACGGATGCGGCGACTTGAGTGCCCGGCTGTGCACGATGGTGCC
Proteins encoded in this window:
- a CDS encoding alpha/beta hydrolase fold domain-containing protein, coding for MPGVMSRYVIPGFLRLTRRNRNYVDADRARAHVRERGLRPLPYGPPRALRGVEIAVTHERGWPIYTLTPKSGSSRGGLVYAHGGGWVGEIASQHWHLAARLAAELELVVTVPIYPLLPNGTAAQVIPRFAEIVADSAERHGTTFLAGDSAGGQIALSTALHLRDTAQLKVPRTVLISPALDLTLENPQIDDVLPLDPWLGRAGGLVFGELWSGELPMKNPMVSPLFGDFTGLGPITVFSGTYDILNPDTRLLVDKARAAGVEVDYEERAGLVHVYPLTPSREGASARRTIISTLRAHL